The following are encoded in a window of Maylandia zebra isolate NMK-2024a linkage group LG5, Mzebra_GT3a, whole genome shotgun sequence genomic DNA:
- the ccdc51 gene encoding mitochondrial potassium channel isoform X1, giving the protein MSYRGAQIYLWVHGSCCLSRYSLPGKLTQVRTYSALHQPGSSPSPPPNKPSPSEGKKGSELLKERALTVLQHAGEFGRQWSQRSAQAATATVNHWWEKYEEFVGLNEVREAQTKVTEAEAAFMVARGIVREAHASLEAQQGRLKEIRDRLDRVSREEPHYLELATMEHKLLQEERRLRTAYENAEGSEREKFSLFSVAVRGSHEKERTRAERTKNWSIIGSVLGALIGVMGSTYVNRVRLQELKNLLLEAQKGPESLQEALKIQAGNHRSQQDELRTLIDSLRVALSETFAQRRAVRQDKEGTAPHSPSVSVSALKDLHTGSKRTESLLESLPPKLGQLERGLGKVESEVSTVRKLLETKPQLQTQAGQLLHERPERAESEAVVRSLEETQRTLGEQIRTTNLYNAVFAYTATAITISAVYLLLRGTG; this is encoded by the exons aTGAG TTACAGAGGTGCTCAGATCTATCTCTGGGTTCATGGCTCATGCTGTCTGTCCCGCTACTCACTGCCTGGCAAACTCACTCAGGTACGAACCTACAGTGCTCTCCATCAGCCTGGTTCATCACCATCACCACCTCCAAACAAGCCTTCCCCTTCTGAAGGGAAAAAAGGATCAGAGCTTCTGAAGGAGCGTGCCTTGACTGTCTTACAG CATGCAGGTGAGTTTGGGCGGCAGTGGAGTCAGAGGTCGGCTCAAGCAGCCACTGCCACAGTAAACCACTGGTGGGAGAAGTACGAGGAGTTTGTGGGGCTGAATGAGGTCCGCGAGGCTCAGACAAAGGTCACTGAG GCTGAGGCAGCATTCATGGTGGCCAGAGGGATAGTTCGTGAGGCTCATGCTAGCCTGGAGGCTCAGCAGGGCAGGCTGAAGGAGATCAGAGACCGACTGGACAGAGTCTCAAGGGAGGAGCCACACTACCTGGAACTGGCCACAATGGAGCACAAACTCCTGCAA gaggAGCGCCGCCTCCGGACAGCGTACGAGAACGCAGAGGGTTCAGAGAGGGAGAAGTTTTCTTTATTCTCTGTGGCCGTTAGAGGAAGCCACGAGAAGGAGAGGACGAGAGCAGAACGCACCAAGAACTGGTCCATCATTGGCTCGGTGCTCGGAGCCCTGATCGGAGTCATGGGGTCAACATATGTGAACCGAGTCCGCCTGCAG GAGCTGAAGAATCTGCTGCTGGAGGCCCAGAAAGGTCCAGAGAGCCTGCAGGAAGCCCTGAAAATCCAGGCTGGAAACCATCGCTCCCAGCAGGACGAGCTCCGAACGCTCATTGACAGTCTCAGAGTTGCTCTGAGTGAAACCTTCGCACAGAGGAGAGCTGTTCGCCAGGACAAAGAAGGCACAGCCCCACACTCGCCCTCTGTGTCTGTTTCAGCCTTAAAAGATCTCCACACTGGAAGCAAAAGGACCGAGTCCCTCTTAGAGTCCCTGCCACCAAAACTGGGACAACTGGAACGAGGGCTTGGGAAAGTTGAAAGTGAAGTGTCAACCGTGAGGAAGCTGCTGGAGACCAAACCACAGCTTCAGACACAAGCTGGTCAGCTGCTACATGAGAGACCAGAGAGAGCTGAGTCTGAGGCAGTGGTGAGGAGTCTGGAGGAGACTCAGAGGACTCTGGGAGAACAAATCAGGACCACCAATCTTTATAATGCAGTGTTTGCCTACACCGCCACTGCCATCACCATCTCTGCTGTCTACCTGCTGCTCAGAGGAACTGGTTAG
- the tma7 gene encoding translation machinery-associated protein 7, with amino-acid sequence MSGREGGKKKPLKAPKKQNKDMDDDDVAFKQKQKDEQKALDALKAKASGKGPLTGGGIKKSGKK; translated from the exons ATGTCTGGAAGAGAAG GAGGTAAAAAGAAACCACTGAAGGCTCCCAAGAAACAGAACAAGGACATGGATGAC GATGATGTAGCCTTCAAGCAGAAGCAGAAGGACGAACAGAAGGCCCTGGATGCGTTGAAAGCCAAAGCATCAGGAAAAGGACCTTTGA ctggaggtggcatCAAGAAATCTGGGAAGAAGTAA
- the LOC101476025 gene encoding deoxyribonuclease-1: MKIASFNIKKFGKKKVSDPDVLEILTKIVSRYDIILILEVVDTSEESIEIFMKELNKVHEGYTYNISDRLGSTRYKEQFMFIYKSDVVTLVNHEQFNEEATTGKDVINRDPYILKLRCSNTVVEDLVMIPVHTKPTDSVEELDELYDVIKIIKTKWNTDNIMILGDFNADGSYVSNRDMKTIRIREDENFHWLIGDNVDTTTSTKNTNTYDRIVVYGDDMLNAVEPESAKAFNFKEEFNLDDEQALKVSDHYPVEVELKSIVETDERNAKKLKGKTPAYAFFVVDFYKEHKKKHPGAKVILTEVSKLCSEKWKSMSPEEKAKFKEMAKNDKRRYDQEMKSYVPPAGAKKGKKKKKDPNAPKKPPSAFLIFTSEHREKIKVDNPGISITDIAKKSGEMWKKMSTTEKTPYEAKYAKLKKKYEMEVAAYRAKGAKNVEPADDDDEDEEDEDEDDDDEDENDIDGKMAKLFLCLRM; the protein is encoded by the exons ATGAAAATAGCATCTTTTAACATTAAGAAGTTTGGAAAGAAGAAAGTGTCAGACCCTGATGTCCTCGAAATCCTGACTAAG ATTGTGTCTCGATATGACATCATTCTGATCCTGGAGGTGGTGGACACCAGCGAAGAGTCCATAGAAATCTTCATGAAAGAACTCAACAA AGTCCACGAGGGATACACCTATAACATCAGTGATCGTCTGGGCAGTACACGCTACAAGGAGCAGTTCATGTTCATCTACAA aagtGATGTGGTTACGTTGGTGAACCATGAGCAGTTTAATGAAGAGGCAACAACAGGAAAAGATGTTATTAACAGAGACCCCTACATCCTGAAATTAAGATGCAGCAATACAG TTGTGGAGGACCTGGTTATGATCCCAGTTCACACCAAACCAACGGACTCTGTGGAGGAGCTCGATGAACTATACGATGTCATCAAGATTATTAAGACGAAATGGAATACTGAT AACATTATGATCTTGGGTGACTTCAATGCAGACGGCTCGTACGTTTCCAACCGTGACATGAAGACCATTCGCATTCGTGAAGACGAGAACTTCCACTGGCTGATTGGAGATAACGTCGACACTACAACAAGCACCAAGAACACCAACACCTATGACAG GATCGTGGTCTATGGAGATGACATGCTTAATGCTGTGGAACCAGAATCTGCAAAAGCCTTCAACTTCAAGGAGGAGTTTAATCTCGATGATGAGCAG GCTCTGAAAGTGAGTGACCATTATCCAGTGGAGGTTGAGTTGAAGTCCATAGTTGAGACAGATGAAAGAAACG CCAAAAAGCTGAAAGGAAAAACCCCCGCCTACGCATTCTTTGTTGTGGACTTCTATAAGGAGCACAAGAAGAAGCACCCAGGAGCCAAAGTAATATTAACAGAGGTTTCCAAACTGTGCTCAGAAAAATGGAAGTCCATGTCACCTGAGGAGAAGGCAAAGTTCAAAGAGATGGCCAAGAATGACAAGCGCCGGTATGACCAGGAGATGAAGTCCTATGTACCACCTGCAGGTGCCAAGAagggcaagaagaagaagaaggacccCAACGCGCCCAAAAAGCCACCTTCTGCTTTCTTGATCTTCACCTCTGAACACCGTGAAAAGATCAAGGTGGATAACCCGGGGATCTCCATCACTGACATCGCCAAGAAGTCTGGTGAGATGTGGAAAAAGATGAGTACCACAGAAAAGACCCCCTATGAGGCCAAGTACgccaaactgaagaaaaaatatGAGATGGAAGTGGCTGCCTACAGAGCCAAAGGCGCCAAGAATGTGGAACCAGCTGACGAcgatgatgaggatgaagaggatgaggatgaagatgatgatgacgagGATGAAAATGATATTGACGGGAAGATGGCTaagttgtttctgtgtttgaggATGTGA
- the ccdc51 gene encoding mitochondrial potassium channel isoform X2, with the protein MRGAQIYLWVHGSCCLSRYSLPGKLTQVRTYSALHQPGSSPSPPPNKPSPSEGKKGSELLKERALTVLQHAGEFGRQWSQRSAQAATATVNHWWEKYEEFVGLNEVREAQTKVTEAEAAFMVARGIVREAHASLEAQQGRLKEIRDRLDRVSREEPHYLELATMEHKLLQEERRLRTAYENAEGSEREKFSLFSVAVRGSHEKERTRAERTKNWSIIGSVLGALIGVMGSTYVNRVRLQELKNLLLEAQKGPESLQEALKIQAGNHRSQQDELRTLIDSLRVALSETFAQRRAVRQDKEGTAPHSPSVSVSALKDLHTGSKRTESLLESLPPKLGQLERGLGKVESEVSTVRKLLETKPQLQTQAGQLLHERPERAESEAVVRSLEETQRTLGEQIRTTNLYNAVFAYTATAITISAVYLLLRGTG; encoded by the exons aTGAG AGGTGCTCAGATCTATCTCTGGGTTCATGGCTCATGCTGTCTGTCCCGCTACTCACTGCCTGGCAAACTCACTCAGGTACGAACCTACAGTGCTCTCCATCAGCCTGGTTCATCACCATCACCACCTCCAAACAAGCCTTCCCCTTCTGAAGGGAAAAAAGGATCAGAGCTTCTGAAGGAGCGTGCCTTGACTGTCTTACAG CATGCAGGTGAGTTTGGGCGGCAGTGGAGTCAGAGGTCGGCTCAAGCAGCCACTGCCACAGTAAACCACTGGTGGGAGAAGTACGAGGAGTTTGTGGGGCTGAATGAGGTCCGCGAGGCTCAGACAAAGGTCACTGAG GCTGAGGCAGCATTCATGGTGGCCAGAGGGATAGTTCGTGAGGCTCATGCTAGCCTGGAGGCTCAGCAGGGCAGGCTGAAGGAGATCAGAGACCGACTGGACAGAGTCTCAAGGGAGGAGCCACACTACCTGGAACTGGCCACAATGGAGCACAAACTCCTGCAA gaggAGCGCCGCCTCCGGACAGCGTACGAGAACGCAGAGGGTTCAGAGAGGGAGAAGTTTTCTTTATTCTCTGTGGCCGTTAGAGGAAGCCACGAGAAGGAGAGGACGAGAGCAGAACGCACCAAGAACTGGTCCATCATTGGCTCGGTGCTCGGAGCCCTGATCGGAGTCATGGGGTCAACATATGTGAACCGAGTCCGCCTGCAG GAGCTGAAGAATCTGCTGCTGGAGGCCCAGAAAGGTCCAGAGAGCCTGCAGGAAGCCCTGAAAATCCAGGCTGGAAACCATCGCTCCCAGCAGGACGAGCTCCGAACGCTCATTGACAGTCTCAGAGTTGCTCTGAGTGAAACCTTCGCACAGAGGAGAGCTGTTCGCCAGGACAAAGAAGGCACAGCCCCACACTCGCCCTCTGTGTCTGTTTCAGCCTTAAAAGATCTCCACACTGGAAGCAAAAGGACCGAGTCCCTCTTAGAGTCCCTGCCACCAAAACTGGGACAACTGGAACGAGGGCTTGGGAAAGTTGAAAGTGAAGTGTCAACCGTGAGGAAGCTGCTGGAGACCAAACCACAGCTTCAGACACAAGCTGGTCAGCTGCTACATGAGAGACCAGAGAGAGCTGAGTCTGAGGCAGTGGTGAGGAGTCTGGAGGAGACTCAGAGGACTCTGGGAGAACAAATCAGGACCACCAATCTTTATAATGCAGTGTTTGCCTACACCGCCACTGCCATCACCATCTCTGCTGTCTACCTGCTGCTCAGAGGAACTGGTTAG